One segment of Poecile atricapillus isolate bPoeAtr1 chromosome 5, bPoeAtr1.hap1, whole genome shotgun sequence DNA contains the following:
- the LOC131579460 gene encoding UDP-glucuronosyltransferase 1-6-like encodes MHPTVAFQSTFRLQPAGEISSTAPTPAHMALRLCCAWVSILLLLPSLLDGGKLLVVPMVGSHWLSLQEVVEELSKRGHEVVVLVPEVSWQMETTQAYKVVTYPVSQTLEELDNAFQEYIAAHLTEKPFPLNLLAMYRASMNSFSTLFGQCKDLFRSQETLSFLNQSGFDAILTDPISMCGVILGHHLSLPLAFVMRGFPCDLHFAAAQSPSPLSYIPRLFSFNSDHMTFFQRVENALISLLELGYCNGFFGEALQLSSEVLQRDVSLTDLVDSAAVWILRSDFVFEYVRPVMPNMVFVGGINCAKKKPLHKVMFLHLQILHFPMKSHSVVSASSSLLTFFFFISVHD; translated from the coding sequence ATGCACCCTACAGTTGCTTTCCAAAGCACCTTCAGGCTACAACCTGCAGGAGAAATCTCTTCCACGGCCCCTACTCCAGCTCACATGGCTCTGAGGCTTTGCTGTGCCTGGGTTTCcatcctccttctcctgcccaGCCTCTTGGATGGAGGGAAGCTCCTGGTGGTGCCCATGGTGGGAAGCCACTGGCTGAGCTTGCAAGAAGTGGTGGAGGAGCTGAGCAAGAGAGGACACGAGGTGGTGGTGCTGGTTCCCGAGGTGAGCTGGCAGATGGAGACGACGCAGGCCTACAAGGTGGTCACGTACCCAGTGAGTCAgaccctggaggagctggataATGCCTTCCAGGAATACATTGCTGCGCACCTGACAGAGAAGCCTTTCCCCCTGAATCTCCTGGCAATGTACAGGGCCTCGATGAACTCTTTCAGTACTTTATTTGGGCAGTGCAAGGACCTGTTCCGCAGCCAGGAGACCCTGAGTTTCCTCAACCAAAGCGGCTTTGATGCCATCCTGACGGATCCAATCTCCATGTGCGGGGTCATCCTCGGCCATcatctctcccttccccttGCGTTCGTCATGAGGGGGTTCCCTTGCGACCTGCACTTTGCAGCCGCACAGTCCCCGAGCCCTCTGTCCTACATCCCGAGACTCTTCAGCTTCAACTCAGACCACATGACTTTTTTCCAGAGAGTGGAAAACGCCCTGATTTCCCTCCTGGAGCTTGGGTACTGCAACGGTTTCTTTGGGGAAGCACTTCAGCTTTCCTCAGAAGTTCTTCAGAGGGATGTGTCCCTCACGGACCTCGTGGACTCTGCCGCCGTTTGGATCCTGAGGTCTGACTTTGTGTTCGAGTACGTCAGGCCTGTGATGCCCAACATGGTCTTTGTTGGGGGGATCAACTGTGCTAAGAAGAAACCGCTGCATAAGGTAATGTTCCTTCACCTACAAATTCTACATTTCCCAATGAAAAGTCATTCTGTGGTTTCAGCAAGTTCATCGctattgactttttttttttttatttctgttcatgATTGA
- the LOC131579465 gene encoding UDP-glucuronosyltransferase 1A1-like, which translates to MLVALLLPFLCLLSPAAAGKLLVIPMEGSHWLSMKKVLLELSKRGHEIVVIAPDNTLLIDSSGVYELKTYPMPLMKEVVEEHIRSFTSKSFSQEPFLVRFWKLLAEYRQSGAIFHASCKSLLYNQELMQYIRDSHFDTLLTDPVSPCGQIIALHFSIPSVFFLRLVPCAFEVRAAQGPDPPSYVPRMFSGNTDHMTFSERVKNFLIALSESFICNIAYSPFEELASEFLQKPMTMTELLSHGSIWLRRIDFVFEYPMPVMPNMVFIGGIHCGEKKKLLSQVSGWLGELVAVTSLPDPSEVFDRDVSSLSRRETIYKSLK; encoded by the coding sequence ATGCTGGTGGCACTGCTTCTCCCCTTCCTGTGCCTCCTGAGCccggctgctgctgggaagctgctggtgaTCCCCATGGAGGGCAGCCACTGGCTCAGCATGAAAAAAGTGCTGCTCGAGCTGAGCAAGAGAGGGCATGAAATCGTGGTCATTGCACCGGACAACACACTCCTGATTGATTCCTCGGGTGTCTACGAACTGAAAACCTACCCTATGCCACTGATGAAGGAGGTTGTAGAAGAACACATTCGCTCCTTTACTTCAAAATCTTTCAGCCAAGAGCCTTTCCTGGTGAGATTCTGGAAGCTTTTGGCAGAGTATCGGCAGAGCGGTGCCATCTTTCATGCTTCCTGCAAGTCCTTGCTGTACAACCAAGAGCTGATGCAGTACATCAGAGACAGTCACTTTGATACCCTGCTCACGGATCCTGTGTCACCTTGTGGGCAGATCATTGCCCTGCACTTCTCCATCCCCAGTGTTTTCTTCCTGCGGCTGGTTCCGTGTGCCTTCGAGGTTCGCGCCGCTCAGGGCCCAGACCCACCATCCTACGTGCCACGCATGTTCTCGGGAAACACCGACCACATGACCTTCTCCGAGAGGGTGAAGAACTTCCTGATTGCCCTTTCCGAGTCCTTCATCTGCAACATTGCCTACTCTCCGTTTGAAGAGCTGGCCTCAGAGTTCCTCCAAAAGCCAATGACAATGACAGAGCTTTTAAGTCATGGATCCATCTGGCTGAGGAGGATCGACTTTGTCTTTGAGTATCCCATGCCTGTCATGCCCAACATGGTTTTCATTGGAGGCATCCACTGTGGAGAGAAGAAGAAGCTGTTATCTCAGGTCAGTGGCTGGCTGGGAGAGCTTGTGGCAGTCACATCTCTGCCTGATCCAAGTGAGGTGTTTGATAGGGATGTATCTTCTCTCTCCCGGAGGgagactatttacaagagcCTGAAGTGA